The window ATGAAGCCGACGACGTTGATCCGGTACGCGAGGTTCTCGAGCCGATCGGTGTCGGGGAGCGCCTGCAGGAAGCGGATCTTCGAGACGCGCCCGGCTCGCGCGTTCGCGGCGCGTCGCGTCTGGAGCAGCTGGAAGACGCTGAGACCGAATCCGAGGGCGAGGCATCCGGTCGCGAGCGAGGCGATGAAGACGTGGATGACGAGCCACGCCGATTGGAGGGCGGGCGCGAGCGGGACGACGTCGACGTAGAACCCGAGCGTCGTGAGGTTGAGCCAAAGCACCGCGAAGCCCGTGATGAAGGTTCCGAGGAAGCGCACGTCGGTCCAGAACTGGACGGCGAAGAACACGAGCACGATGAGCAGCGTGAACGTCATCGAGAACTCGTACATGTTCGACCAGGGCACGCGTCCGGCCGCGATGCCGCGCAGGATCGCCGCGGCGAGGTGGACGGCGAAGCCGAGGCCCATGATCCACATCGCGATGCGGAGCGACGGCGTCGCACGTGTGTCGCGCCAGCCGTCCTCGACGGTCGCGCGCGTCGATGCGAGTTTTCGTCCGGTGGCGGTCGTCGCGTCGGCGTCCGCGGTCGGGTCCGGGATGTCGGCGCCGGTCGCGTGGCCGTCGCTCGCCGTTCCCGCGGTGGCCCGGGCCCCGACGAGCGTGCGCTTCGTCGCGCCGACCGCGGATCCGGCCGCTCGTGGTGCGCCGATCCGGGCCGAGCGGCCCGCGAGGTCCATCGCGAAGAAGATGAAGGAGATCGCGTACGCGGCCATCGCGACGTACAGGAGCGTGTTCGACCACGTCGACAGGGTCTCGGTCAGACTGGTTGGGTCGCTCACGTCGTGCCTTCGTTCGTCTGCGGGGGTGGTGGGTCTTCGAGGTAGCCTACGAGGCCTTCCGAATGTGCGTCGAGCAGTTCGTTCACGGCGACCGCGAGTTGCGGGTCCTCGCCGCGGTTGAGGCCGGCGTATTCGACGAGCAGGGTGCCGTCGGGCTGTGGGATCGCCTTGACCCACATGCGTCGGCGCGGCACGAGCAGTGCAACGAGGAGCCCCGCCACGATGAGGATCGCGCAGGTGAGCACGGGCAGCTGCGTCGGATCGTGGTGGACGTCGAACGAGGCGAATCGGGGGATGTCGCCGAGGGTCACGGTGCCGCGGCCGCCGGGGAGCTCGACGGTCTCGCCGGGCCGGAGCTGGAGTGCGCGGGTGCCCGTGTCGCCGCCCGCGAGTTGCGTGAGCGTCTCCGTCTCGAGCGAGTAGACGCTCCTGGGCACACCGTCGTCGATGCCGAGGTCGCCCTCGTAGACGTTGAGCGTGAGGAGCGGATCGCGCAGGTCCGGGTGGTCGGACGAGTAGGCGCCCGAGTCGAGTTCGACCGCGCTCGGGTAGAAGAAGCCGATCATGCCGAGCTGCTGTTGGAGCCCGTCGGGCACCTTCACGACACCGAGGCTCGTGAGGTTGTTGTCCTGCGGGAGGAACGGCACGTTGTCCTCGAACACGACCGCGCCGTTCGGGTCCCGCACCGTGATCTGCGGGGCGTAGCCGTTTCCGAGCAGGTACACGTTCGTGTCGTCGTACCGCAGGGGCGCGTTGACGCGCACGGTGTCGTTCGCGGTCGTCCCGTCGGGGTCGATGACGGTGACGTTCGCCGCGAAGTCGGTCGGCTGCCCGATCGCGTTGGGGTTGGTCGACTCGTAGGTGATGTCGAACGAGTCGAGTCGCATCGCGTAGGGCGTCAGCTGCTCGGGCGAGAAGAAGCGGCCGGGCGTGAAGGACGAGTAGCTGACGAGATCGTTGACGAAGGTCTGCCCTTCGACGACGACGCGTTGCGCCTGCCACGAGAAGCCGCCGCCGATGCCGACGGCGATGATGATGCCGAGCATCGCGATATGGAACACGAGGTTGCCGGTCTCGCGCAGGTAGCCGCGTTCGGCGGAGACGGACAGTCCGCGTGTGCCCTTGTCGACGAGCACGGTGCGGTAGCCGCGTTTGTCGAGGAGGGCCTTGGCCTGCGCGATCACCTCGCCGCGGTGCTCGGCGGCGATGTGGTCGAGTCGGAGGGTGGAGTACGCGTCGAGCCGCTCGAGGCGAGCCGGTGTCGTCGGTGGCGGGGTGCGCAGTGCCTTCCAGTGGTGGGAGATGCGCGGGATGATGCAGCCGACGAGGGACACGAACAGCAGCAGGTAGATCGCGGTGAACCAGACCGAGCCGTAGACGTCGAACATCTGCAGCTTGTCGAGCACGGGCGCGAGTTCGGGTTCGGTCGCGAAGTACTGGGTGACGCCGTTGGGGTCGCTCGAGCGCTGCGGGACGAGCGAGCCCGGCACTGCGGCGACGGCGAGCAGCAGAAGCAGCAGGAGCGCGACGCGCATGCTCGTGAGCTGTCGCCACATGGCGCGCAGGAACCCGACGATGCGGCCGAGCGGCCCCACGGGCCCGGAGGTGCGCGCGGGTTTGCGATCGCGCTGCTCGAACCCGATCCGCCCCGCGTCGACGTGATCAGATGGGCGCGACATAGCCGGGGAGGATCGATCCGACGACGGACACGAACTGCTGCCACACGCCGAACACCATGAGCAGGCCGATGAGCATGAGGAGGGCCCCACCGGCCAGGTTGATCGCGCGGATGTGCCGGCGGAGCCAGTCGGCGCCGGTCGTCGCGGCGCCGAAGCCGAGTGCGAGCAGGATGAACGGGATGCCGAGTCCGATGCAGTACGCGAAGCCGAGGAGCGCGCCGCGACCGGGTGAGGCGGATTGGAAGCTGAGCGCCTGGATCGCGATGAGCGTCGGGCCGATGCACGGCACCCACCCGACGCCGAAGGCGACACCGAGGAGCGGGGCCGCGAGCAGGCCG is drawn from Pseudoclavibacter chungangensis and contains these coding sequences:
- the ccsB gene encoding c-type cytochrome biogenesis protein CcsB, with the protein product MAAYAISFIFFAMDLAGRSARIGAPRAAGSAVGATKRTLVGARATAGTASDGHATGADIPDPTADADATTATGRKLASTRATVEDGWRDTRATPSLRIAMWIMGLGFAVHLAAAILRGIAAGRVPWSNMYEFSMTFTLLIVLVFFAVQFWTDVRFLGTFITGFAVLWLNLTTLGFYVDVVPLAPALQSAWLVIHVFIASLATGCLALGFGLSVFQLLQTRRAANARAGRVSKIRFLQALPDTDRLENLAYRINVVGFILWTFTLICGAIWAEQAWGRYWGWDTKEVWTFIIWVVYAGYIHARATRGWRGTPSAWLSIVGFLTVLFNFGIVNVFFKGLHAYSGL
- the resB gene encoding cytochrome c biogenesis protein ResB; this translates as MSRPSDHVDAGRIGFEQRDRKPARTSGPVGPLGRIVGFLRAMWRQLTSMRVALLLLLLLAVAAVPGSLVPQRSSDPNGVTQYFATEPELAPVLDKLQMFDVYGSVWFTAIYLLLFVSLVGCIIPRISHHWKALRTPPPTTPARLERLDAYSTLRLDHIAAEHRGEVIAQAKALLDKRGYRTVLVDKGTRGLSVSAERGYLRETGNLVFHIAMLGIIIAVGIGGGFSWQAQRVVVEGQTFVNDLVSYSSFTPGRFFSPEQLTPYAMRLDSFDITYESTNPNAIGQPTDFAANVTVIDPDGTTANDTVRVNAPLRYDDTNVYLLGNGYAPQITVRDPNGAVVFEDNVPFLPQDNNLTSLGVVKVPDGLQQQLGMIGFFYPSAVELDSGAYSSDHPDLRDPLLTLNVYEGDLGIDDGVPRSVYSLETETLTQLAGGDTGTRALQLRPGETVELPGGRGTVTLGDIPRFASFDVHHDPTQLPVLTCAILIVAGLLVALLVPRRRMWVKAIPQPDGTLLVEYAGLNRGEDPQLAVAVNELLDAHSEGLVGYLEDPPPPQTNEGTT